From Anomalospiza imberbis isolate Cuckoo-Finch-1a 21T00152 chromosome 6, ASM3175350v1, whole genome shotgun sequence, one genomic window encodes:
- the SIRT3 gene encoding NAD-dependent protein deacetylase sirtuin-3, mitochondrial isoform X3 — protein MGDRIPRCPVCTGVVKPDIVFFGEQLPQRFLLHLTDFPMADLLFVIGTSLEVEPFASLAGAVRSSVPRVLINRELVGPFAWQQRHNDVAQLGDVVGGVEKLVELLGWNDEMQTLIQKEKEKLDAKDK, from the exons ATGGGGGATAGGATCCCTCGTTGCCCTGTCTGCACCGGAGTTGTCAAGCCTGACATCGTGTTCTTCGGCGAGCAGCTCCCACAGCGCTTCCTCCTGCACCTCACTGACTTCCCCATGGCAGACCTGCTCTTCGTCATCGGGACATCCCTGGAG GTGGAGCcctttgccagcctggccggaGCCGTGCGCAGCTCCGTGCCCCGGGTGCTCATCAACCGGGAGCTTGTGGGCCCCTTCGCGTGGCAGCAGCGCCACAACGACGTGGCCCAGCTCGGGGACGTGGTCGGCGGCGTCGAGAAGCTGGTGGAGCTGCTAGGCTGGAACGATGAGATGCAAACACTGATccagaaggagaaagagaag CTGGATGCCAAGGACAAGTAG
- the SIRT3 gene encoding NAD-dependent protein deacetylase sirtuin-3, mitochondrial isoform X1, translated as MAGAGISTPSGIPDFRSPGSGLYSNLEQYNIPYPEAIFELGYFFVNPKPFFTLAKELYPGNYRPNFAHYFLRLLHDKGLLLRLYTQNIDGLERVAGIPPDRLVEAHGTFATATCTVCQRNFPGEDFRGDVMGDRIPRCPVCTGVVKPDIVFFGEQLPQRFLLHLTDFPMADLLFVIGTSLELDAKDK; from the exons ATGGCCGGCGCTGGGATCAGCACGCCCAGCGGCATCCCGGATTTCAG gtcCCCCGGGAGCGGCCTGTACAGCAACCTGGAGCAGTACAACATCCCCTACCCCGAGGCCATCTTTGAGCTCGGGTATTTCTTCGTCAACCCCAAGCCCTTCTTCACCCTGGCCAAGGAGCTCTATCCCGGCAACTACCGCCCCAATTTCGCCCACTATTTCCTCCGGCTGCTGCACGACAAGGGGCTGCTCCTGCGCCTCTACACCCAGAACATCGACGGGCTGGAGAGAG TGGCTGGGATCCCTCCTGACAGGCTGGTGGAAGCCCATGGCACCTTTGCCACTGCCACCTGTACGGTGTGTCAGAGGAACTTCCCTGGAGAGGACTTCAGG GGAGATGTCATGGGGGATAGGATCCCTCGTTGCCCTGTCTGCACCGGAGTTGTCAAGCCTGACATCGTGTTCTTCGGCGAGCAGCTCCCACAGCGCTTCCTCCTGCACCTCACTGACTTCCCCATGGCAGACCTGCTCTTCGTCATCGGGACATCCCTGGAG CTGGATGCCAAGGACAAGTAG
- the BET1L gene encoding BET1-like protein has product MAERGRGQSPSAMEDLLDVENKRMADSLASKVTRLKSLALDIDKDAEEQNRYLDGMDSDFLSVTGLLTGSVKRFSGMARSGRDNRRLLLAVSVALILIFFILYYLVSRAGT; this is encoded by the exons ATGGCGGAGCGGGGCCGAG GGCAGAGTCCGAGCGCCATGGAGGACCTGCTGGATGTGGAGAACAAGCGGATGGCCGACAGCCTGGCCAGCAAGGTCACCAGGCTGAAGTCG CTGGCTCTGGATATTGACAAGGATGCTGAGGAACAGAACCGCTACCTGGATGGCATG GACTCGGATTTCCTGAGCGTGACAGGGCTGCTGACGGGCAGCGTGAAGCGCTTCTCCGGCATGGCGCGCTCCGGCCGCGACAACCGCCGGCTGCTCCTCGCCGTGTCCGTGGCGCTCATCCTCATCTTCTTCATCCTCTACTACCTGGTGTCCCGGGCAGGGACCTGA
- the RIC8A gene encoding synembryn-A, with amino-acid sequence MELQAVVSTLESGEQDTVLKVLQVYNQEKSQCFIFEDEEREERKKMAQLLIKFLERELQPSCQVTCLESIRILSRDKHCLDPFTTKEGLKTLSRHAGIDYSEELIREVPDLDVILESLKCLCNIVFSSTMAQELTAEGRLVVGLARRIKLYNERSLPHDIKFFDLRLLFLLTALRVDIRQQLAQELRGISLMTDTLELTLGVKWLDPYEVATEEGLLPPLPRQEAERAMEILKVLFNITFDSSKREVDEEDAALYRHLGALLRHCLMISADGEDRTEEFHSHTVNLLGNLPLKCLDVLLTPKVQPGSLEYMGVNMDAVSILLDFLERRLDRGHKLKESLTPVLNLLTESARVHRQTRKFLKARVLPPLRDVRNRPEVGNSLRNKLVRLMTHIDTDVKHCAAEFLFVLCKESVSRFVKYTGYGNAAGLLAARGLMAGGREEGEYSEDEDTDTEEYKEAKPNINPVTGRVEEKLPNPMEGMTEEQKEHEAMKLVNMFDKLSREKVIQPMGITPSGNLAPMENAIRNIADERSSSDSDLGLD; translated from the exons ATGGAGCTCCAGGCTGTGGTATCCACGCTGGAAAGTGGGGAGCAGGACACGGTTCTCAAGGTGCTCCAGGTCTACAACCAAGAG AAATCTCAGTGTTTCATCTTCGAGGATGAGGAGCGGGAAGAGAGGAAG AAAATGGCCCAGCTGCTGATCAAGTTCctggagagggagctgcagccaTCCTGCCAAGTCACCTGCCTGGAGAGCATCCGCATCCTGTCCCGGGACAAGCACTGCCTCGACCCTTTCACCACCAAGGAAGGCCTGAAGACCCTCTCCAGGCACGCTGGCATCGATTACTCTGAGGAGCTCATCCGGGAGGTCCCAGACTTGGATGTAATCCTGGAATCCCTGAAATGCCTATGCAACATTGTGTTCAGCAGCACCATGGCGCAGGAGCTGACGGCGGAGGGACGGCTGGTGGTGGGGCTGGCCCGGCGCATCAAGCTCTACAACGAGCGGAGTCTTCCTCATGACATCAAGTTCTTCGACCTGCGCCTGCTGTTCCTGCTGACGGCCCTCAGGGTGGACATCCGGCAGCAGCTCGCCCAGGAGCTCCGGGGAATCAGCCTCATGACAGACACCCTGGAGCTGACCCTTGGGGTCAAGTGGTTGGACCCCTACGAAGTTGCCACTGAGGAGGGACTTCTCCCACCTTTGCCTCGGCAGGAGGCGGAGCGAGCCATGGAGATCCTCAAAGTGCTCTTCAACATCACCTTTGATTCCAGCAAGAGGGAGGTGGACGAG GAAGATGCTGCTTTGTACAGGCACTTGGGTGCCCTCCTGCGCCACTGCCTCATGATCTCTGCCGATGGTGAGGACCGCACCGAGGAGTTCCACAG CCACACAGTCAACCTGCTGGGCAACCTGCCCCTAAAGTGTCTGGATGTGCTCCTGACTCCCAAAGTGCAGCCTGGCTCGCTGGAGTACATGGGCGTCAACATGGATGCGGTCAGCATCCTCCTGGACTTCCTGGAGCGGCGCCTGGACAGG GGCCACAAGCTGAAGGAGAGCTTGACCCCTGTGCTGAACCTGCTGACGGAGAGTGCCCGAGTCCACCGGCAGACCAGGAAGTTCCTGAAGGCCAGG GTGCTGCCGCCGCTGCGGGACGTGCGGAACCGGCCGGAGGTGGGGAATTCCCTGCGGAACAAGCTGGTGAGGCTCATGACACACATCGACACCGACGTCAAGCACTGCGCCGCCGAGTTCCTGTTCGTGCTCTGCAAGGAGAGCG TGTCCCGGTTTGTGAAGTACACGGGCTACGGGAAcgctgcagggctgctggcgGCACGGGGCCTCATGGCCGGCGGCCGGGAAGAGGGGGAGTACTCGGAGGATGAAGACACGGACACGGAGGAGTACAAAGAGGCAAAGCCCAA CATCAACCCTGTGACGGGACGTGTTGAGGAGAAGCTGCCCAACCCCATGGAAGGGATGACggaggagcagaaggagcaTGAAGCCATGAAATTGGTCAACATGTTTGACAAGTTGTCCAG GGAGAAGGTGATCCAGCCCATGGGCATCACTCCGAGCGGCAACCTGGCACCCATGGAGAACGCCATCCGCAACATCGCTGACGAGCGCTCGTCCTCCGACTCGGACCTGGGGCTGGACTGA
- the VPS51 gene encoding vacuolar protein sorting-associated protein 51 homolog has translation MAAVTTGSGAAGSPEATGGSTGGGGWRRPHGPLQRYYGPSTAEEAEAVPDPTDINGPHFDPEVFMTKVRSECPLGQLLAREAALGREIRALDSDMQTLLYENYNKFISATDTIRKMKVDFRHMEAEMDDLAANMAAISASSARVSAALQDRHRRGAQLAGVQALLRKLQALVEVPGRLRRWAGTEPARALRCHARARAVLRHYRHLPSFRAIEDESHAIMADLAQRLRTRLREETLDPKELTECVEMLLQLEEPAEELSEEFLSQAGTRLEAELAALEAELPAADPSGTATTPPPPASDILDFVDRGSSAFVGTLCQLAGSYRALFGGDTGRLEPFAAALAACYFALLERRLALERGLGDTSLLVRALDRFHRRLRALLELLPAGADAAAALVARAARERVDRYLRALQTFFLGCLGDVRQALAAPRPPGKEGPGLPDLLATLAASVLGQLKAVLAYVQLFTARDVAFASLPYFKGEFCVTAVREGLVVAFVRWLCRTARGFADGPAERGAPAAPPALLLLLARLCLDYENSTISYILTLTDEQFPPQDSGLAVTPGPALCAEARAAAQRLLDHYVQVQGAAVAQMLRKSVETRDWLGTVEPRNVRAVMKRVVEDITAIDVQVGQLFEEGVRRAQSSDSSRRAFSVYSSSRAPGRYAPSYTPSAPMDTHLLSNIQKLFSERIDIFSPVEFNKVSVLTGIIKISLKTLLECVRLRTLGRFGLQQVQVDGHYLQLYLWRFASDERVVQGLLDEVAASAAHRCLDPVPMEHSVVELICERG, from the exons ATGGCGGCGGTGACAACGGGGAGCGGGGCCGCAGGCAGCCCCGAGGCCACCGGCGGGAGCACCGGGGGCGGCGGGTGGCGGCGTCCCCACGGGCCGCTCCAGCGCTACTATGGCCCGTCCACTGCCGAGGAGGCCGAGGCGGTCCCGGACCCCACCGACATCAACGGGCCCCACTTCGACCCGGAGGTGTTCATGACCAAG GTGCGCAGCGAGTGTcccctggggcagctcctggcccgCGAGGCCGCGCTGGGCCGGGAGATCCGCGCCCTGGACAGTGACATGCAGACCCTGCTCTACGAGAACTACAACAAGTTCATCTCCGCCACTG ACACCATCCGGAAGATGAAGGTGGATTTCCGGCACATGGAGGCAGAGATGGACGACCTGGCGGCCAACATGGCGGCCATCAGCGCCTCGAGCGCCCGCGTCAGCGCCGCGCTGCAGGACCGGCACCGCCGCGGCGCCCAGCTGGCCG ggGTGCAGGCGCTGCTGCGGAAGCTGCAGGCGCTGGTGGAGGTGCCGGGGCGGCTGCGGCGCTGGGCGGGGACGGAGCCGGCTCGTGCCCTGCGCTGCCACGCTCGCGCCCGCGCCGTGCTGCGCCACTACCGCCACCTGCCCTCCTTCCGCGCCATCGAGGACGAGAGCCACGCCATCATGGCCGACCTGGCCCAGCGCCTCCGCACACGCCTCCG GGAGGAGACGCTGGACCCCAAGGAGCTCACCGAGTGTGtggagatgctgctgcagctggaggagccGGCCGAGGAGCTGAGCGAGGAGTTCCTGAGTCAGGCGGGCACGCGCCTCGAGGCCGAGCTGGCGGCGCTGGAGGCCGAGCTTCCCGCGGCCGACCCCTCGGGCACGGCCACCACGCCGCCTCCGCCCGCCTCCGACATCCTGGACTTCGTGGACCGCGGCAGCTCGGCCTTCGTGGGCACACTGTGCCAGCTGGCCGGCTCGTACCGCGCGCTGTTCGGCGGGGACACGGGGCGCCTGGAGCCCTTCGCCGCCGCGCTGGCCGCCTGCTACTTCGCGCTGCTGGAGCGGCGGCTGGCGCTGGAGCGCGGCCTGGGCGACACGTCCCTGCTGGTGCGGGCGCTCGACCGCTTCCACCGCCGGCTACGCGCGCTGCTCGAGCTGCTGCCCGCGGGCGCCGACGCTGCCGCCGCGCTGGTGGCCCGGGCCGCCCGCGAGCGCGTCGACCGCTACCTGCGCGCCCTGCAGACCTTCTTCCTGGGCTGCCTGGGTGACGTGCGCCAGGCGCTGGCTGCCCCTCGGCCCCCTGGCAAAGAGGGGCCCGGCCTGCCcgacctgctggccacgctggCCGCCTccgtgctgggccagctcaAGGCCGTGCTGGCCTACGTGCAGCTCTTCACTGCCAGGGACGTCGCCTTTGCCAGCCTGCCCTACTTCAAG GGGGAGTTCTGCGTGACAGCAGTGCGTGAGGGACTGGTGGTGGCCTTTGTGCGCTGGCTGTGCCGCACCGCCCGTGGCTTCGCTGATGGCCCGGCTGAGCGGGGAGCTCCCGCTGCCCCcccggccctgctgctgcttctcgCCCGTCTCTGCCTGGACTACGAGAACTCCACCATCAGCTACATCCTCACCCTCACGGATGAGCAGTTCCCGCCCCAG GACTCGGGGCTGGCGGTGACGCCGGGGCCGGCGCTGTGTGCGgaggcgcgggcggcggcgcagCGGCTGCTGGACCACTACGTGCAGGTGCAGGGCGCAGCTGTGGCGCAGATGCTGCGCAAGAGCGTCGAGACGCGCGACTGGCTGGGCACCGTCGAACCACGCAACGTGCGCGCCGTCATGAAGCGTGTGGTGGAGGACATCACCGCCATAGACGTCCAG GTCGGGCAGCTCTTCGAGGAGGGGGTGAGGCGGGCGCAGAGCAGCGATTCCAGCCGGCGTGCCTTCTCCGTCTACAGCAGCTCGCGGGCACCTGGCCGCTATGCCCCCAGCTACACCCCCAG TGCCCCCATGGACACCCACCTGCTCAGCAACATCCAGAAGCTTTTCTCTGAGCGCATCGATATCTTCAGCCCTGTTGAGTTTAACAAG GTGTCAGTGCTGACGGGGATCATCAAGATCAGCCTGAAGACGCTGCTGGAGTGCGTGCGGCTGCGCACGCTGGGGCGCTTCGGGCTGCAGCAGGTGCAGGTGGACGGGCACTACCTGCAGCTCTACCTGTGGCGCTTCGCGTCCGACGAGCGCGtggtgcaggggctgctggatGAGGTGGCCGCCAGCGCCGCCCACCGCTGCCTTGACCCCGTCCCCATGGAGCACAGCGTCGTCGAGCTCATCTGCGAGCGCGGGTAG
- the SIRT3 gene encoding NAD-dependent protein deacetylase sirtuin-3, mitochondrial isoform X2 has product MAGAGISTPSGIPDFRSPGSGLYSNLEQYNIPYPEAIFELGYFFVNPKPFFTLAKELYPGNYRPNFAHYFLRLLHDKGLLLRLYTQNIDGLERVAGIPPDRLVEAHGTFATATCTVCQRNFPGEDFRGDVMGDRIPRCPVCTGVVKPDIVFFGEQLPQRFLLHLTDFPMADLLFVIGTSLEVEPFASLAGAVRSSVPRVLINRELVGPFAWQQRHNDVAQLGDVVGGVEKLVELLGWNDEMQTLIQKEKEKLDAKDK; this is encoded by the exons ATGGCCGGCGCTGGGATCAGCACGCCCAGCGGCATCCCGGATTTCAG gtcCCCCGGGAGCGGCCTGTACAGCAACCTGGAGCAGTACAACATCCCCTACCCCGAGGCCATCTTTGAGCTCGGGTATTTCTTCGTCAACCCCAAGCCCTTCTTCACCCTGGCCAAGGAGCTCTATCCCGGCAACTACCGCCCCAATTTCGCCCACTATTTCCTCCGGCTGCTGCACGACAAGGGGCTGCTCCTGCGCCTCTACACCCAGAACATCGACGGGCTGGAGAGAG TGGCTGGGATCCCTCCTGACAGGCTGGTGGAAGCCCATGGCACCTTTGCCACTGCCACCTGTACGGTGTGTCAGAGGAACTTCCCTGGAGAGGACTTCAGG GGAGATGTCATGGGGGATAGGATCCCTCGTTGCCCTGTCTGCACCGGAGTTGTCAAGCCTGACATCGTGTTCTTCGGCGAGCAGCTCCCACAGCGCTTCCTCCTGCACCTCACTGACTTCCCCATGGCAGACCTGCTCTTCGTCATCGGGACATCCCTGGAG GTGGAGCcctttgccagcctggccggaGCCGTGCGCAGCTCCGTGCCCCGGGTGCTCATCAACCGGGAGCTTGTGGGCCCCTTCGCGTGGCAGCAGCGCCACAACGACGTGGCCCAGCTCGGGGACGTGGTCGGCGGCGTCGAGAAGCTGGTGGAGCTGCTAGGCTGGAACGATGAGATGCAAACACTGATccagaaggagaaagagaag CTGGATGCCAAGGACAAGTAG